From a single Candidatus Bathyarchaeota archaeon genomic region:
- a CDS encoding MinD/ParA family protein, with the protein MKLILSVHSYRGGTGKSTLTANLAVALAMLGNRVATIDLDLTSPGLHVIFEINQSKLNRTLNDFMYGRCELKDCVLDLKDHLGLPRGTILFIGSSMKPEEIAQLMKKEYEESIFKRIAFQLNRLFNIDYLIFDTHPGLVEDTLLAVLSSDLSFLVMRMDRQDISGTFLLTKVLRKMNKVCYILLNMVPPQLANMPELTEDVSKALGAPVLALIPFYNDVLSHRSKGVFVLKHPSHPFSNVIHNIAKTISSW; encoded by the coding sequence ATGAAGTTGATTCTATCTGTTCATTCATATAGGGGCGGTACAGGGAAGAGCACTCTGACGGCAAACCTAGCAGTAGCCTTAGCTATGCTTGGAAACAGGGTGGCGACCATAGACCTCGACCTAACATCGCCTGGATTACATGTGATATTCGAGATTAATCAGTCTAAACTTAATAGAACCTTGAACGACTTCATGTACGGACGCTGCGAGCTTAAGGATTGCGTACTCGACCTGAAAGACCACCTAGGGTTGCCTAGAGGCACCATCCTGTTCATAGGCTCCAGTATGAAACCTGAGGAGATAGCACAGCTTATGAAAAAAGAGTATGAAGAGTCGATATTCAAACGAATAGCCTTTCAACTTAACAGACTGTTCAACATAGACTATCTGATATTCGACACCCATCCAGGACTCGTAGAAGATACATTACTTGCCGTTTTGAGCAGCGACCTAAGCTTCCTAGTGATGCGTATGGATAGACAGGATATCTCAGGCACCTTCCTTCTCACGAAGGTCCTCAGAAAGATGAATAAGGTCTGCTACATCCTACTGAATATGGTACCGCCACAGCTTGCGAATATGCCTGAGTTGACTGAAGACGTATCTAAAGCCTTAGGAGCACCTGTTCTTGCACTGATTCCGTTTTACAATGATGTCCTATCGCATAGAAGTAAAGGGGTATTTGTGTTGAAGCATCCTAGTCATCCATTCTCAAACGTGATTCACAACATAGCGAAAACCATAAGCTCTTGGTAG